A window of Synechococcus sp. MEDNS5 contains these coding sequences:
- the larE gene encoding ATP-dependent sacrificial sulfur transferase LarE: MAETRFRPLESLPRGDEDRLEALRGLLRSAGSVCVAYSGGVDSTLVAAIACEQLGESAFAVTGVSPSLAPHLLDEARLQARWLAIRHLEVGTSELDDPNYSSNPIDRCFACKRELHHHLKDIARAAEGAVVVDGVNLDDLGDHRPGIEAARQAGVRSPLAELQIDKATIRRLSKALGFPWWDKPAQPCLASRFPYGEVITHQRLRLVGAAESSLMARGFPRVRVRCQGLAARIEVPSSKLGDFLNEPMRSELVQEFLALGFTSVSVDLEGLVSGKLNRMSTMR; encoded by the coding sequence GTGGCCGAAACGCGCTTCCGTCCGCTGGAATCATTGCCTCGGGGCGACGAGGATCGCCTTGAGGCTCTGCGCGGCCTGTTGCGATCAGCCGGAAGCGTTTGTGTGGCCTACTCAGGCGGAGTGGACAGCACCCTTGTGGCGGCCATTGCTTGTGAACAATTGGGTGAGTCCGCCTTTGCCGTGACGGGTGTGTCTCCATCGCTTGCCCCTCATCTATTAGACGAGGCGCGACTCCAGGCCCGCTGGCTTGCGATCCGTCACCTGGAGGTGGGAACCAGCGAATTGGATGATCCGAACTACAGCTCGAATCCGATCGATCGCTGCTTCGCTTGCAAGCGGGAACTGCATCACCACCTCAAAGACATCGCCAGAGCCGCTGAAGGCGCAGTGGTTGTAGACGGGGTGAATCTCGATGACCTCGGAGACCATCGGCCCGGGATTGAAGCGGCCCGTCAGGCCGGTGTGCGATCGCCACTGGCCGAGCTGCAGATCGACAAAGCCACCATCAGGCGACTCTCCAAAGCCCTTGGTTTTCCCTGGTGGGATAAACCGGCCCAACCCTGTCTCGCCTCGCGATTCCCTTACGGGGAGGTGATCACGCACCAAAGACTGCGGCTGGTCGGAGCGGCGGAATCCTCGTTGATGGCCAGGGGATTTCCGCGCGTGCGCGTCCGCTGTCAAGGGCTTGCGGCTCGGATTGAAGTGCCTTCCAGCAAGCTCGGCGATTTTCTCAATGAGCCGATGCGCAGCGAACTGGTTCAGGAGTTCTTAGCCCTGGGGTTCACATCGGTCAGCGTTGATCTTGAGGGGCTGGTGAGTGGAAAGCTCAATCGCATGTCGACCATGCGCTGA